A single window of Larimichthys crocea isolate SSNF chromosome XII, L_crocea_2.0, whole genome shotgun sequence DNA harbors:
- the wizb gene encoding protein Wiz isoform X3 gives MEPEGPPVTPGTSYGPPPFNSAQNPVTFLNSTLKSSCSPNVGDGLMSAKCLWGHAGDEGSKQDEGSQPSTDPGRSAQRRFRSSAFPSSLSWDSDSEKETLDEEELQHFSNPHGLAAHSPGSPSSGLRLDSEDDQEPGNLQHLHSKTDSPTPVEGHNNNNESTKTEEPNTSQLGPTELADSKAWNVSEGAELFLAKVKPKEGCQTEGEADNTEGEKRPKGKEAKEPERDVYSFPGDSDPESPPPAPWAHCTFIQRCRKKRVLLRPFSGLATLKRTLPETGKQARVSPQKSKSTEPTQLSRGGGGIYDFEEVNFGEGAVEEPIKFRDRGGKRDKEEESEVVPGNEIFTCVECSIYFKKQVHLQEHIVEHCQSGAGGGRRLGKGGRFRCVECGWNLPNRLALADHHKRHQESRLKILGEIEKLNENGNEREIQKLDSKVVKHINPDPAIMQDASTASHLGKESDPEIVTSPPLSPAPISTPDADPAVLDSDATPPNSVRTTAQARAVSAYRRRFVCTKCNFSTRTSQALSNHTKTHNRKKPALRSRSPSPGSSSCLASTSLACGHCAFLTSSQTVMREHQKLVHPGKVSISGAQAEETGLHSRSNVGARISKPTLDSDHLSEAGSGSLPDVTQGKGQQGVTASEDSTLSDSTAARPTSQAVYKCVGNRRFSRRGKTWTGLAKFHPRLDDDKLPGSEEEEEQDEDQSTEHDTECSEQEASSPVGVKPHTRARSNTDDGLAQLRAASSLPRKKSVKDEDKLEVEKDGKVFFLRRSSRVTAAPAEIDSDDDDDIDEERVRRFLSEGILDEDNDEIDEDAEVLKSVERKCPYCPDRFHNGIGLANHVRGHLNRVGVSYNVRHFISPEEVNAIEKKFSYQKKKKKVANFDPDTFSVMHCEFCSAGFDTRAGLSSHARAHLRDFGITNWDVTISPIHILRELFSSRPDLVIPTAPPRSPGSSQEEDEEEEEEEKEIEEEGEGIIEVKLEGETSERTLSASDSQPPASSQHCKQEDGVEECEGEEEEAAADDEEELQLDGLNSSPGETDGLSPGEDADSKVHNLKCEVCGAQFETRRGLSSHARSHLRQLGISASEGSGAPIDLLYQIAKERNVDGQISSLLLEPLSAKISSPSAPQKDEDLEDMDLDEKPIPLSVLAKAAKAVPPSCSSTPTPSPGASPALPHSGSPSSVVRKAPISSLLPVSSPLRSPEHKAGGMKSLTSNLSGPAAITTTKPLWAPQENDAPLNLTLEVDPNKDIVCQLCGAWFETRKGLSSHARAHLRHFGVEYSESKGSPIDLLNQLIDTDDFKHKASALQLDSHAEPRGLTNTLSSPKQSPLLSLSSSSSSSSSSSLLYKVTTAGGGSTSKATSSSASPLLGPPAKRLKSSSMRVFRLSSGELMALPHSEPPKEIGCEFCGEYFENRKGLSSHARSHLRQMGITEWSVNGSPIDTLREIITRRGLPCALPLKPLKTPPPSSPGPPRSPLSTSSSPSATLLNRLPFAFARPSSPPQPAVSKSSSAPLSTTSSSGLILKLKPEPVQVEVTTPGAAGRSSGFSGEALNWSSSDSVFPLNLAMAHEVEPTRDIRCEFCGEYFENRKGLSSHARSHLRQMGITEWSVNGSPIDTLREVMHKRGVGASSQSEQGVKKESSQGANSPPWENTGGSEGLGVSGYQSSKFRKSPLSLLQSGSRNPKQSLGSMGASATPPSGKFFRISPLAKRPLSEDAQSAETSHSPPRQLKTFSPLPHDFSFKRKPSPDKHGHQDPSCELCGFYFENRKALASHARAHLRQFGVTEWCVNGSPIETLSAWMRSRPQKVLEMHRSYMQGSRSTLKKKASSSSSSSSSSSQWSSSLAVSLVRPLSREVSQGSSKTADGESGSNLLTTPIRPGRGSPSLSRLAGDLPLQAQVARSELNVRLPRGFERRPLKHPSCPDGAERDSGPPKPPRTGTVPALVPKPPSYPLVKLVGKFYTLKCRFCEVEFHGPLSVQEDWIRHLQQHILKMNYNKPAASKAVSAEPLTPADEPALVQASAPASTSTSSTTSTTPAPASTLTRTTAPSSRSPTPPAECAPPVTATEIVKVSEEQPAPSPTSVALPTQTA, from the exons GATGTCAGCCAAATGCTTGTGGGGCCATGCTGGCGATGAGGGCTCCAAGCAGGACGAGGGCTCTCAGCCCAGTACAGACCCGGGGAGGAGCGCACAGAGGAGATTCAGGTCCTCagcctttccttcctccctaaGCTGGGACTCTGACTCTGAGAAAGAAACACTAGATG AGGAGGAGCTACAGCACTTTTCTAACCCTCACGGTCTGGCTGCTCACAGCCCAGGATCTCCTTCTTCTGGActcag ACTTGATAGTGAAGATGACCAAGAACCTGGAAACCTGCAGCACTTGCATAGCAAGACTGACTCGCCCACTCCTGTGGAAgggcacaacaacaacaatgagagCACAAAGACAGAGGAGCCAAATACATCTCAGCTTGGCCCAACAGAAT TGGCAGACAGCAAAGCCTGGAATGTATCTGAGGGAGCTGAGCTGTTTCTGGCCAAAGTAAAACCAAAGGAAGGTTGCCAAACGGAGGGGGAGGCGGACAATACCGAGGGAGAGAAAAGGCCCAAGGGAAAAGAAGCGAAGGAGCCTGAGAGAGATGTGTACAGCTTCCCTGGAGATTCAGACCCAGAGAGTCCCCCTCCTGCCCCCTGGGCTCATTGCACATTCATTCAGCGATGCAGAAAGAAGAGGGTGCTGCTCAGGCCCTTCTCTGGACTTGCCACCTTGAAACGCACATTGCCTGAGACTGGCAAGCAGGCAAGAGTGAGTCCTCAGAAATCAAAATCCACTGAGCCGACACAGCTGAGTCGTGGTGGTGGAGGGATTTATGATTTCGAAGAAGTCAACTTTGGAGAGGGAGCTGTGGAAGAGCCGATTAAgttcagagacagaggagggaagagagacaaagaagaagaaagtgaggTGGTGCCAGGTAATGAAATCTTCACCTGTGTGGAATGTAGCATTTACTTCAAAAAGCAGGTCCACCTGCAGGAGCACATAGTTGAGCACTGTCAGAGTGGTGCGGGTGGTGGCAGGCGTTTAGGAAAGGGTGGACGTTTTCGCTGTGTCGAGTGTGGATGGAACCTGCCGAATCGGCTCGCACTGGCAGACCACCACAAACGGCACCAGGAGTCCCGTCTAAAGATCTTGGGGGAGATTGagaaactgaatgaaaatgggAATGAAAGAGAGATTCAGAAACTGGACAGTAAGGTGGTGAAGCATATAAATCCAGACCCAGCTATTATGCAAGATGCAAGCACAGCCTCGCATCTAGGCAAAGAGTCAGACCCAGAAATAGTCACATCTCCACCTCTTTCTCCAGCCCCAATTTCAACACCAGACGCAGACCCAGCAGTTCTTGACTCAGACGCAACCCCTCCGAATTCAGTTCGAACTACAGCTCAGGCCCGAGCTGTTTCTGCCTACCGCCGCCGCTTTGTCTGCACCAAGTGTAACTTCAGCACAAGAACCTCCCAGGCACTTTCTAATCATACCAAGACCCACAACAGGAAAAAACCTGCTCTCCGCTCCCGCTCCCCATCCCCTGGTTCATCGTCATGTTTGGCTTCCACCTCCCTGGCCTGTGGTCATTGTGCCTTCCTGACCTCAAGTCAGACTGTAATGAGGGAACACCAGAAACTCGTTCACCCAGGAAAGGTCTCCATCAGTGGGGCGCAGGCTGAAGAGACTGGCCTGCATTCAAGGTCTAATGTGGGTGCTCGAATTTCAAAACCCACCTTAGATTCTGACCATCTCTCTGAGGCTGGATCTGGATCCCTGCCTGATGTAACTCAAGGCAAAGGCCAGCAAGGAGTGACTGCCTCAGAGGACAGCACATTATCAGACAGCACTGCAGCTCGACCCACAAGCCAGGCGGTTTACAAGTGTGTTGGGAACAGAAGATTCAGCAGAAGAGGGAAGACTTGGACTGGTCTGGCCAAGTTTCATCCCAGACTGGATGATGACAAGCTGCCCgggagtgaagaagaagaagagcaggatGAAGATCAGAGCACAGAGCATGACACTGAGTGTTCTGAACAAGAGGCCAGCTCACCTGTAGGAGTGAAACCACACACCAGAGCACGATCGAACACAG ACGACGGTTTAGCACAGCTGAGAGCTGCATCATCTCTCCCTCGGAAGAAGAGTGTGAAGGACGAAGACAAGCTGGAGGTGGAGAAAGATGGAAAGGTTTTCTttttgaggcggagcagccgggTTACTGCTGCTCCCGCAGAAATTGACagcgacgatgacgacgacatTGACGAGGAGCGCGTGCGACGTTTCCTGTCAGAGGGCATCCTGGATGAAGACAACGACGAGATTGATGAGGACGCAGAGGTGCTCAAGAGCGTGGAGAGGAAATGCCCCTACTGCCCCGATCGATTTCATAACGGCATCGGGCTTGCCAATCACGTGAGAGGCCACCTGAACCGAGTGGGCGTCAGCTACAATGTGCGTCACTTCATATCCCCTGAGGAGGTCAACGCCATTGAGAAGAAGTTTTCctatcagaagaagaagaaaaaag TTGCCAACTTTGACCCGGACACGTTCAGCGTGATGCACTGTGAGTTCTGTAGCGCTGGCTTTGACACCCGGGCCGGCTTGTCCAGCCACGCCCGGGCCCACCTGCGCGACTTTGGCATCACTAACTGGGACGTCACCATATCACCGATTCACATCCTGAGGGAGTTGTTCTCCAGCAGGCCCGACCTTGTAATCCCCACAGCTCCCCCACGGAGCCCCGGTTCCtcacaggaggaggatgaggaggaggaagaggaggagaaggagatagaggaggaaggggagggaatCATTGAGGTAAAACTAGAAGGGGAGACAAGTGAAAGGACGCTGAGTGCTTCTGATTCACAGCCTCCAGCATCTTCTCAACACTGCAAGCAGGAGGACGGTGTAGAAGAGTGTGAAG gtgaggaggaggaagcagcagctgatgatgaggaggagctgcagctggacgGTCTGAACTCAAGCCCTGGGGAAACAGACGGCCTCTCTCCTGGGGAGGATGCAGACTCCAAGG TCCACAACTTGAAGTGCGAGGTGTGCGGAGCTCAGTTTGAGACCAGGCGGGGTCTCTCCAGCCACGCCCGCTCTCACTTGCGCCAGCTGGGCATCAGCGCCTCAGAGGGCAGCGGGGCACCCATCGACCTCCTCTACCAGATTGCCAAGGAGCGCAACGTAGACGGCCAAATAAgctcacttcttctggagccCCTCTCAGCCAAGATCTCCTCCCCGTCTGCTCCTCAGAAAGATGAGGATTTAGAAGACATGGACTTAGACGAGAAGCCCATCCCTCTTTCCGTTCTGGCCAAAGCAGCGAAAGCAGTGCCACCGTCGTGCTCCTCCACGCCTACACCTTCTCCTGGTGcctctccagctctgcctcatTCTGGCTCCCCTTCCTCAGTAGTGAGGAAAGCCCccatttcctctctgctgcccGTGTCTTCCCCCTTGCGCTCCCCGGAGCACAAGGCTGGGGGAATGAAGAGCTTGACCTCTAACCTCTCTGGTCCGGCTGCCATCACAACCACCAAACCGCTCTGGGCGCCGCAGGAGAATGACGCTCCTCTCAACCTCA CTCTTGAGGTGGACCCCAACAAGGATATTGTTTGTCAGCTGTGTGGCGCCTGGTTTGAGACTCGGAAAGGCCTCTCCAGCCACGCACGAGCCCACCTGCGGCACTTTGGGGTGGAGTACTCCGAATCCAAGGGCTCTCCCATCGACCTCCTGAACCAGCTCATCGATACTGATGACTTTAAGCACAAAGCCAGTGCACTGCAGCTCGACAGCCACGCTGAACCACGGGGCCTCACGAACACACTCTCCTCCCCAAAGCAGTCCCCCTTGCtgagcctctcctcctcctcgtcctcctcctcctcttcttctctcctctatAAGGTGACCACAGCTGGGGGTGGGTCGACATCCAAAGCtacctcttcctctgcttcacCTCTGCTTGGCCCACCCGCCAAGCGTCtcaagtcttcttccatgcGGGTCTTCCGCCTGAGTAGTGGGGAGCTCATGGCCCTTCCACACA GTGAACCTCCAAAGGAAATAGGCTGTGAGTTCTGTGGGGAGTATTTTGAGAACCGTAAAGGCCTCTCCAGCCACGCACGCTCCCACCTGCGCCAGATGGGCATTACTGAGTGGTCTGTCAACGGCTCGCCCATCGACACCCTGAGGGAGATCATCACAAGACGGGGCCTGCCTTGCGCTCTTCCCCTGAAACCTCTCAAAACTCCACCTCCGTCCTCTCCAGGTCCTCCTCGATCACCACTGtcaacctcctcctctccttcagctACCCTCCTCAATCGTTTGCCCTTTGCCTTTGCCCGCCCCTCCAGCCCTCCTCAGCCCGCGGTATCTAAATCCAGCTCAGCTCCACTGTCTACAACGTCTTCTAGCGGGCTCATCCTCAAGCTGAAGCCCGAGCCAGTGCAGGTGGAGGTCACCACGCCCGGAGCTGCGGGGAGATCTTCCGGCTTCTCTGGCGAAGCTCTCAACTGGAGCAGCTCTGACAGTGTGTTCCCCCTCAACTTGG CCATGGCTCATGAAGTGGAGCCTACAAGAGATATTCGCTGTGAGTTCTGTGGGGAATATTTTGAGAACCGTAAAGGCCTCTCCAGCCATGCCCGCTCCCACCTGCGCCAGATGGGCATTACCGAGTGGTCTGTCAATGGCTCGCCCATCGACACACTGAGGGAGGTAATGCACAAGAGAGGTGTAGGAGCCTCCTCTCAGTCAGAGCAGGGAGTGAAGAAGGAGTCAAGCCAGGGAGCCAACAGTCCCCCATGGGAGAACACTGGCGGTTCAGAGGGTTTGGGTGTTTCAGGCTATCAGTCCTCCAAATTCCGCAAATCCCCCCTCAGTTTGCTGCAGTCAGGGTCGAGGAACCCCAAGCAAAGCCTGGGGTCCATGGGCGCGTCTGCTACCCCACCTTCAGGGAAGTTCTTCAGGATTTCTCCACTGGCAAAAAGACCTCTGTCTGAGGACGCCCAATCAGCAGAGACCAGCCACTCACCGCCACGTCAGCTTAAGACTTTCTCACCTCTGCCACATGATTTCTCTTTCAAAAGGAAGCCCTCCCCAGACAAGCACGGACACCAGG ATCCCAGTTGTGAGCTGTGCGGCTTCTACTTTGAGAACCGTAAGGCTCTGGCCAGCCATGCGCGAGCCCACCTGAGGCAGTTTGGTGTGACCGAGTGGTGTGTAAATGGATCTCCTATCGAGACACTTAGCGCCTGGATGCGCAGCAGGCCTCAGAAGGTGTTGGAGATGCACCGTAGCTACATGCAGGGAAGCCGCTCCACCCTTAAGAAG AaggcctcctcttcctcctcctcctcctcctcctcctcccagtggTCTTCGTCTTTGGCTGTAAGCCTGGTGCGACCACTGAGCCGCGAGGTCAGCCAGGGCTCTTCCAAGACCGCCGATGGTGAAAGCGGTTCCAATCTACTCACCACTCCTATCAGGCCCGGGCGCGGCAGTCCCAGCCTCTCACGGCTCGCTGGCGACCTCCCACTTCAAGCACAGGTGGCACGCAGCGAGCTCAACGTCCGCCTGCCCAGAG GTTTCGAGCGTAGACCCTTGAAGCACCCGTCTTGCCCAGATGGAGCAGAGAGGGACAGCGGCCCTCCTAAGCCCCCCCGCACAGGCACCGTCCCCGCCCTGGTGCCCAAACCACCCTCCTACCCACTGGTCAAACTGGTGGGCAAGTTCTACACCCTGAAGTGCCG GTTCTGCGAGGTGGAGTTTCACGGTCCGCTGTCGGTGCAGGAGGACTGGATCAGACACCTCCAGCAGCACATCCTCAAGATGAACTACAACAAGCCTGCCGCTTCCAAAGCAGTCTCTGCCGAACCCCTCACCCCAGCTGATGAACCAGCCCTGGTCCAGGCCTCTGCCCCAGCCTCCACCTCTACCTCTagcaccacctccaccacacccGCCCCCGCCTCCACCCTGACCCGCACCACAGCTCCCAGCAGCCGCTCCCCTACGCCTCCGGCCGAGTGTGCTCCACCTGTCACTGCCACAGAGATAGTAAAGGTCTCAGAGGAGCAGCCTGCCCCATCCCCCACTTCTGTTGCCCTCCCCACCCAGACAGCGTAA